Proteins co-encoded in one Bacillus infantis NRRL B-14911 genomic window:
- a CDS encoding pyridoxal phosphate-dependent aminotransferase produces the protein MKIFPQSELLQSLPKQFFATLVQKAARYAGQGHDVINLGQGNPDRPTPPHIVRKLQEAAENPLNHKYSPFRGQHSLKAAAAEFYKREYGVDLDPEKEIAILFGGKAGLVEIPQCLLNPGETILVPDPGYPDYWSGVALAKASMAVMPLKEENHFLPDYGELSEQDIESARMMFLNYPNNPTGATATKEFFEETVRFAAENEICVVHDFAYGAIGFDGKKPVSFLQTEGAKETGIEIYTLSKTYNMAGWRVGFAAGNESVIEAINLMQDHLYVSLFGAVQEAAAEALSGPQACVDELVQVYASRRKAFIEGLREIGWDVKAPLGSFFAWLKVPEGWTSEQFADVLLEKAQVVVAPGIGFGEYGEGYVRAGLLADEERLKEAAARIGKLNIF, from the coding sequence ATGAAAATATTTCCTCAATCTGAACTGTTGCAAAGTCTGCCAAAGCAGTTCTTTGCAACATTGGTGCAAAAAGCAGCCAGGTATGCCGGGCAGGGGCATGATGTCATCAATCTTGGCCAGGGAAACCCTGACAGGCCCACACCGCCGCATATCGTCAGGAAACTTCAGGAAGCAGCCGAAAATCCCCTTAATCATAAATATTCCCCTTTTCGCGGTCAGCACAGCCTGAAAGCTGCAGCAGCTGAATTTTACAAAAGGGAATATGGTGTGGACCTTGATCCGGAAAAGGAAATAGCTATTTTATTCGGCGGGAAGGCTGGCCTGGTTGAAATTCCTCAATGTCTTCTCAATCCAGGGGAAACGATCCTTGTTCCTGACCCGGGGTATCCTGATTATTGGTCAGGAGTGGCCCTTGCGAAAGCTTCTATGGCTGTCATGCCCCTGAAAGAAGAGAATCATTTTCTGCCGGATTATGGTGAGCTTTCTGAGCAGGACATCGAATCAGCCAGGATGATGTTCCTCAATTATCCGAATAATCCGACCGGAGCCACGGCTACGAAGGAATTTTTCGAAGAAACGGTCCGCTTTGCAGCGGAAAATGAAATTTGCGTTGTTCATGATTTCGCCTACGGTGCAATTGGCTTTGACGGCAAAAAGCCAGTCAGCTTCCTGCAGACGGAAGGGGCAAAGGAAACAGGCATTGAAATTTATACACTCTCTAAAACTTACAATATGGCAGGCTGGAGAGTGGGGTTTGCGGCTGGGAATGAAAGTGTGATTGAAGCCATCAATCTTATGCAGGATCATCTGTATGTCAGCCTTTTTGGTGCTGTGCAGGAAGCGGCAGCAGAGGCTTTGTCCGGGCCGCAGGCATGTGTGGATGAACTGGTGCAGGTCTATGCTTCCAGGCGGAAAGCTTTTATTGAAGGCCTTAGGGAGATAGGCTGGGATGTTAAAGCACCGCTAGGATCATTTTTTGCCTGGCTGAAAGTTCCGGAAGGCTGGACGTCTGAGCAATTTGCCGATGTTCTGCTCGAAAAAGCGCAAGTAGTTGTGGCTCCCGGCATCGGATTTGGCGAATATGGAGAAGGATATGTCCGCGCAGGTCTGCTTGCAGATGAAGAGAGGCTTAAAGAGGCAGCAGCAAGGATCGGAAAGTTGAATATTTTTTGA
- the mtnW gene encoding 2,3-diketo-5-methylthiopentyl-1-phosphate enolase, whose protein sequence is MSEIIASYLLNGSSGDLEKKAEEIALGLTVGSWTDLPDLEKDQLKKHKGRVVSVENGEQDGNDGAALIKIAYPAANFSADLPAVLTTVFGKLSLDGKIKLLDLDAAESFKRNFPGPLFGIEGIRNKLGAHGRPLLMSIFKGVIGRDLNYLLKQLKEQARGGIDIVKDDEIFFDNELAPFSERITEGKRVLREAFEETGHKTLYAVNLTGRTYELKEKAKKAAELGADLLLFNAFAYGLDVLQALREDGDIALPIMAHPAVSGAITSSPVYGLSHSLLLGKLARMAGADLSLFPSPYGSVALERNQALSISSALTEDDIYKKSFPVPSAGIHPGLVPLLVRDFGMDSVINAGGGVHGHPDGARGGGAAFRQAISLVMEGKTLHQPQQEFPELAKAIALWGSKEVAQHG, encoded by the coding sequence ATGAGTGAAATTATCGCGTCATATTTACTGAATGGTTCCAGCGGGGATCTGGAGAAAAAGGCAGAGGAAATTGCCTTGGGATTGACGGTGGGATCGTGGACAGATCTGCCGGATCTAGAAAAGGACCAGCTTAAGAAGCATAAAGGGAGAGTCGTTTCTGTTGAAAATGGGGAGCAGGATGGAAATGATGGGGCTGCGCTGATTAAAATTGCCTACCCGGCCGCAAACTTCAGCGCCGACCTGCCTGCTGTTCTGACAACTGTATTTGGAAAGCTTTCGCTCGATGGAAAAATTAAGCTTCTCGACCTGGATGCAGCAGAGAGCTTCAAGCGGAATTTCCCGGGCCCGCTTTTTGGCATTGAAGGAATCCGCAATAAGCTTGGTGCTCACGGACGGCCGCTGTTAATGAGCATCTTCAAAGGCGTGATTGGGAGAGATCTCAATTATCTTCTGAAGCAGCTGAAGGAACAGGCACGCGGGGGAATTGATATCGTTAAGGACGATGAAATTTTCTTTGATAATGAGCTTGCCCCTTTCTCAGAGAGGATTACAGAAGGCAAAAGGGTTCTTAGGGAAGCTTTTGAAGAAACAGGGCACAAAACACTTTACGCAGTGAATCTTACGGGCCGTACGTATGAGCTGAAGGAAAAAGCAAAAAAAGCGGCTGAGCTTGGCGCTGATTTGCTGCTGTTCAATGCCTTTGCCTATGGACTGGATGTTCTTCAGGCATTAAGGGAGGATGGAGATATCGCCCTTCCAATCATGGCTCACCCGGCAGTGAGCGGTGCAATTACTTCTTCTCCTGTTTACGGCTTGAGCCACAGCTTACTGCTTGGAAAGCTGGCCAGGATGGCAGGTGCAGACTTATCCCTGTTTCCGTCGCCATATGGCTCGGTGGCATTGGAGCGGAACCAGGCATTATCCATCAGTTCCGCGCTGACAGAGGATGATATTTATAAAAAAAGCTTTCCTGTTCCTTCAGCCGGGATTCACCCTGGCCTGGTCCCTTTGCTTGTCAGGGACTTCGGGATGGACAGCGTCATAAATGCCGGAGGCGGCGTCCATGGCCACCCTGATGGTGCTAGAGGCGGGGGAGCAGCGTTCCGGCAGGCAATCAGCCTTGTGATGGAAGGAAAAACCTTGCACCAGCCTCAGCAGGAGTTTCCAGAGCTGGCAAAAGCAATAGCGCTCTGGGGAAGCAAAGAGGTGGCGCAGCATGGATAG
- a CDS encoding methylthioribulose 1-phosphate dehydratase, with translation MSLIQEKWDQLADIKEELAGRDWFMGTSGNLAIKVAAEPLQFLVTASGKDKRKRTEEDFLLVGHDGKPADETGLKPSAETLLHVEIYKRTKAGCSLHVHTVDNNVISELYGDAGSVAFKGQELIKAFDRWDEDAVLTIPIIPNHAHIPKLAESFSEHILADSGAVLIRNHGITVWGRTPFEAKKLLEASEFLFRYQLKLLQLKQIQTAI, from the coding sequence ATGAGCCTCATCCAGGAAAAATGGGACCAGCTGGCAGATATAAAGGAAGAACTTGCAGGTCGTGACTGGTTTATGGGAACAAGCGGGAACCTTGCGATTAAGGTTGCTGCCGAACCGCTGCAATTCCTCGTTACGGCAAGCGGGAAAGATAAGCGGAAGCGGACAGAAGAGGATTTCCTGCTGGTCGGCCATGATGGGAAGCCGGCAGATGAAACCGGCCTGAAGCCCTCTGCAGAAACGCTTCTCCATGTAGAAATTTATAAAAGGACCAAAGCGGGATGCAGCCTGCACGTCCATACGGTTGACAATAATGTGATTTCTGAATTGTACGGGGATGCAGGATCTGTTGCTTTTAAAGGCCAGGAGCTTATCAAAGCTTTTGATAGGTGGGATGAGGATGCAGTCCTGACGATCCCGATCATTCCTAATCACGCCCATATACCGAAGCTTGCTGAGTCTTTTTCAGAGCATATACTGGCCGACTCGGGTGCTGTCCTGATCCGCAACCATGGCATTACAGTATGGGGCCGAACACCTTTTGAAGCGAAAAAGCTTTTGGAGGCTTCAGAGTTTTTATTCCGTTATCAGCTGAAGCTGCTGCAGCTGAAGCAGATTCAAACCGCTATATAA
- a CDS encoding 2-hydroxy-3-keto-5-methylthiopentenyl-1-phosphate phosphatase: MDRIAVFCDFDGTITESDNIISIMKHFAPPEWESLKDKVLAEEISIQDGVGQMFALLPSSLKEEITSYVLSQAKIRNGFEEFIAYLKTEKIPLYIVSGGIDFFIHPLLEQFGPFEAIYCNHSDFSGEMIKVNWPHECDEECDNGCGCCKPSIMRSRDEEGLYKIVIGDSITDLQAAKQADFVLARDLLLQKSRELGLDHRPFTDFFDCITELKRLIGVKL; encoded by the coding sequence ATGGATAGGATTGCAGTGTTCTGCGACTTTGACGGGACGATAACAGAATCAGATAATATCATCAGCATCATGAAGCACTTCGCCCCGCCTGAGTGGGAATCGCTGAAGGACAAGGTCCTTGCTGAAGAAATTTCCATTCAGGATGGCGTCGGTCAGATGTTTGCGCTTTTACCGAGCAGCCTGAAGGAGGAAATCACTTCCTATGTCCTCAGTCAGGCAAAGATCAGAAACGGATTTGAAGAGTTCATTGCGTATCTGAAAACAGAAAAAATCCCTTTATACATCGTCAGCGGGGGCATCGACTTTTTCATTCACCCGCTGCTTGAACAGTTCGGCCCTTTTGAAGCCATCTACTGCAATCATTCTGATTTCAGCGGGGAGATGATTAAAGTCAACTGGCCGCATGAATGTGATGAAGAATGTGACAACGGATGCGGCTGCTGCAAGCCTTCGATCATGAGATCGCGGGACGAAGAAGGGTTATATAAGATTGTCATCGGCGACAGCATTACAGATCTGCAGGCCGCGAAGCAGGCAGATTTTGTACTGGCAAGAGATCTGCTGCTGCAGAAGAGCAGAGAGCTTGGCCTGGATCACAGGCCGTTTACCGACTTTTTTGATTGCATTACAGAATTAAAGAGATTGATAGGGGTGAAACTATGA
- the mtnK gene encoding S-methyl-5-thioribose kinase, whose translation MMTLVKNKYAPLTEKTAAELAVSLGQFPGNASLATEEIGDGNLNLVFRIKENGTGKSLIIKQALPFAKVVGESWPLTLKRAAIEAEALKLFKKLAPDFVPEVFYNDEELAVTVMEDLSHLEISRTGLISGKEYPLLSGHLGNYLARTLFYTSDYGLLQADKKKLAKDFYNPELCKITEDLIFADPYFNSPTNDFEEELKGDAEALWADSVLKLEAARLRKIFLNEAEALLHGDLHTGSIFASDAETKVIDPEFAFYGPAGFDIGQVIANLLFQSIANPEKTRLIDHHIETFWGTFSDDFSLLWQKDNKDPFAGTEGFLSAVLQKYWEDAVGFAGCELIRRTIGLAHVADLDGIEDKKARLAAKRAALAAGRNLILQRREIADAKDLCRIVSLVSAG comes from the coding sequence ATGATGACACTCGTAAAAAATAAATATGCTCCGCTGACAGAAAAAACAGCCGCGGAACTCGCTGTAAGCCTTGGCCAGTTTCCCGGAAATGCATCTTTAGCCACGGAAGAAATAGGCGACGGAAATCTTAACCTTGTCTTTAGGATCAAGGAAAACGGGACAGGAAAAAGCCTGATTATCAAGCAGGCTCTCCCTTTTGCCAAGGTAGTAGGCGAAAGCTGGCCGCTGACCTTGAAAAGGGCTGCTATTGAAGCAGAAGCGCTTAAACTTTTTAAAAAGCTTGCTCCGGATTTTGTGCCGGAAGTTTTCTACAATGATGAAGAGCTCGCGGTGACTGTGATGGAAGATCTTTCACACCTGGAGATCAGCCGTACAGGGCTGATCTCTGGAAAAGAATATCCGCTGCTTTCCGGCCATCTTGGAAACTACCTGGCAAGAACTTTGTTCTATACCTCGGACTACGGCCTTCTTCAGGCTGATAAGAAAAAGCTTGCCAAAGATTTTTACAACCCGGAGCTGTGCAAAATTACGGAAGACCTGATATTTGCAGATCCTTATTTCAATAGCCCGACCAATGATTTTGAAGAAGAGCTGAAAGGCGATGCAGAAGCCTTATGGGCTGATTCAGTATTGAAACTCGAGGCAGCGCGCCTCAGGAAAATTTTCTTAAATGAAGCGGAGGCGCTGCTTCACGGTGATTTGCATACAGGAAGCATCTTTGCTTCCGATGCGGAGACAAAAGTCATCGACCCGGAATTTGCTTTCTACGGCCCTGCAGGTTTTGATATCGGACAGGTGATTGCCAATCTGTTATTCCAGTCTATCGCCAATCCTGAGAAAACGAGACTTATAGATCATCATATTGAAACATTCTGGGGAACTTTCTCAGATGATTTCTCTCTTTTATGGCAGAAGGATAATAAAGATCCTTTTGCTGGAACAGAAGGTTTTCTATCCGCTGTGCTTCAGAAATATTGGGAAGATGCGGTTGGTTTTGCAGGCTGTGAGCTGATAAGAAGGACAATCGGACTGGCCCATGTTGCTGACCTTGACGGGATAGAAGACAAAAAGGCGCGCCTGGCTGCCAAGAGAGCTGCACTGGCTGCAGGGAGAAACCTGATCCTTCAGCGCAGGGAAATCGCAGATGCAAAGGATTTATGCAGGATTGTCAGCCTTGTTTCGGCAGGGTGA
- a CDS encoding cupin domain-containing protein — protein sequence MAYIVLQETREEIRNQEEVASFLDSQEVIYENWDIQKLPVDLREKYNLSDEEKERILESFAAEIKDISERRGYQAQDVISLSESTPNLDQLLKNFQQEHHHTDDEVRFIVSGHGVFIIQGKDGGFFEVFLDPGDLISVPENIRHYFTLQEDRKVVAVRIFVTSEGWVPIYEKEGAEA from the coding sequence ATGGCTTATATCGTATTGCAGGAAACAAGAGAAGAAATCAGGAACCAGGAAGAGGTGGCCTCTTTCCTTGACAGCCAGGAAGTCATTTATGAAAACTGGGATATTCAAAAGCTGCCTGTGGATCTGAGAGAAAAGTATAATCTTTCAGATGAAGAGAAGGAAAGGATCCTTGAGAGTTTTGCCGCTGAAATCAAGGATATCTCTGAACGAAGGGGCTACCAGGCGCAGGACGTTATTTCGCTGTCTGAAAGCACGCCGAATCTTGACCAGCTGCTGAAGAATTTCCAGCAGGAGCACCATCACACAGACGATGAGGTCCGTTTTATTGTCAGCGGGCACGGCGTTTTCATTATCCAGGGGAAAGACGGCGGCTTTTTTGAAGTATTCCTGGATCCGGGCGACCTGATTTCTGTGCCGGAAAACATCAGGCATTATTTCACCCTCCAGGAAGATCGCAAGGTTGTCGCCGTACGCATCTTTGTTACCTCTGAAGGCTGGGTTCCAATCTATGAAAAAGAAGGCGCAGAAGCTTAA
- a CDS encoding carbon-nitrogen family hydrolase, with amino-acid sequence MKISCIQMDISFGSPEKNYEKAETLIERASKDNPDIIVLPELWTTGYDLTRLEEIGDRHAESSIRFLQTMAHKHHAAFIGGSVANKTEDGVFNTLLAVSSTGELLHQYSKLHLFQLMDEHLHLSPGSGDASFNLNGHPMAGFICYDIRFPEWIRKHALEGAEAIFVVAEWPLPRLAHWRALLIARAIENQCYVVACNRAGSDPANQFAGHSIIINPWGEVVAEASEHEEILSADLDLRLVEEVRARIPVFTDRKPEFY; translated from the coding sequence ATGAAAATATCCTGCATCCAAATGGACATCTCCTTTGGCAGCCCTGAGAAAAATTACGAAAAAGCTGAAACGCTGATCGAGCGCGCAAGCAAAGACAATCCCGATATCATCGTGCTGCCTGAGCTGTGGACAACGGGCTATGATTTAACCCGACTGGAAGAAATCGGGGACAGGCACGCAGAATCAAGCATCCGGTTTTTGCAGACTATGGCCCATAAGCATCATGCTGCCTTCATTGGAGGAAGCGTCGCAAATAAAACAGAGGATGGTGTTTTCAACACCCTGCTTGCAGTCAGCAGCACAGGTGAACTCCTGCACCAATACAGCAAGCTGCACCTTTTTCAACTGATGGATGAACATCTCCACCTGTCACCCGGGAGCGGGGATGCTTCTTTCAATCTGAATGGCCATCCCATGGCCGGCTTTATCTGCTACGATATCCGTTTTCCTGAATGGATCCGCAAGCATGCACTTGAAGGAGCAGAAGCCATTTTCGTCGTGGCTGAATGGCCCCTGCCCCGCCTCGCCCATTGGCGCGCGCTGCTGATTGCAAGAGCCATTGAAAATCAATGCTATGTGGTTGCCTGCAACAGGGCCGGATCTGATCCGGCCAATCAATTTGCCGGCCACTCCATCATCATCAATCCATGGGGCGAAGTCGTTGCAGAGGCTTCAGAGCACGAAGAAATCCTTTCAGCAGATCTCGACCTCAGGCTTGTAGAGGAAGTGAGGGCACGCATCCCAGTTTTTACGGACCGCAAACCTGAATTCTATTAG
- a CDS encoding DUF2087 domain-containing protein, with translation MQLDRLVAFHKTMGDPARIRIIALLSNGPLHGQAIAGKLGLTPPTITHHLNKLKAINSIYQRRDKNTIYYYLNESVIKQQAEVLINLFDKKEGEMEEMLEMHNEKQKVIENFITKEGKLKNIPAQRKKKLFIFEHIASGLKMGKKYPEKELNEYIKKFHEDYATIRREFIVNHFMYRENSVYELNPREMWAKPE, from the coding sequence ATGCAGTTAGACAGACTGGTGGCATTTCATAAAACGATGGGCGACCCTGCCAGAATACGGATTATAGCACTATTATCGAATGGGCCTCTGCATGGCCAGGCAATTGCAGGCAAATTGGGCCTTACTCCCCCGACGATCACCCATCATTTAAACAAGCTAAAAGCTATTAATAGCATCTATCAGCGCCGTGATAAAAACACCATCTATTATTACTTGAATGAATCGGTTATCAAACAGCAGGCAGAGGTTCTCATTAACCTGTTTGATAAAAAGGAAGGAGAGATGGAAGAAATGCTGGAAATGCATAATGAGAAACAAAAGGTTATCGAAAATTTCATCACAAAAGAAGGGAAGCTCAAGAATATACCGGCACAGCGCAAGAAAAAGCTGTTTATCTTTGAGCATATTGCTTCAGGTCTGAAAATGGGAAAGAAATATCCTGAAAAAGAGCTTAATGAGTATATAAAGAAATTCCATGAAGACTATGCGACGATCAGGAGAGAATTTATCGTCAATCATTTCATGTACAGGGAAAACAGCGTTTATGAGTTGAACCCCCGTGAAATGTGGGCTAAGCCGGAGTAG
- a CDS encoding GNAT family N-acetyltransferase has protein sequence MAYMYEHIPGTDFVPVFASAVLDGLIPGEVQERQGSLLISLTSGIHYAAGRAGEGSFDLLAGKLDEAEKNGRRFTLFSGSAELDQFISGQFGERLNKHHRHSFQNFSPVPKLSTKSSEVSFFPLDRESAGEYPEFRMDYFSTYWGSIEHFLRSGFGIRVLMGEQAAGECVSIFRSNEFAEMDIHIAESARGKGLGAMLAARFIKTALGKNLQPRWDCSAANLASKKLAEKLGFSEPAEYLVFTLPKQG, from the coding sequence ATGGCCTATATGTATGAGCATATACCTGGAACTGATTTTGTCCCAGTCTTTGCTTCGGCTGTTCTTGATGGCCTTATACCAGGTGAGGTACAGGAGAGGCAAGGAAGTCTGCTGATATCCCTCACCAGCGGCATCCACTATGCCGCGGGACGAGCGGGAGAAGGGTCATTTGACCTGCTGGCAGGAAAATTGGATGAAGCAGAGAAAAATGGGAGGCGGTTCACACTTTTTTCCGGCTCTGCCGAACTGGATCAATTCATATCCGGCCAGTTTGGAGAGAGGCTCAATAAGCATCACCGCCATTCCTTTCAAAATTTTTCGCCGGTTCCTAAACTGTCTACCAAAAGCAGCGAAGTCTCCTTTTTTCCGCTGGATAGGGAGTCAGCAGGTGAATATCCTGAGTTCCGAATGGATTATTTCAGCACATACTGGGGATCCATTGAGCATTTTCTGAGATCCGGATTCGGCATCAGGGTGCTGATGGGAGAGCAGGCAGCCGGTGAATGTGTTTCTATATTCAGGAGCAATGAATTTGCCGAAATGGATATCCATATAGCAGAAAGTGCCAGGGGAAAGGGGCTGGGAGCCATGCTTGCTGCGAGATTCATTAAAACTGCCCTGGGAAAAAATCTGCAGCCGCGCTGGGATTGCAGCGCGGCCAATCTGGCAAGTAAGAAGCTTGCAGAAAAACTGGGTTTTTCTGAACCTGCGGAATACCTTGTTTTCACCCTGCCGAAACAAGGCTGA